The Nitrospiria bacterium DNA window TTTTGGGTCGTCCGCATCTGCAGGGTACAGGAAAATTCCTCCTTCAAAAAGGGTCCGGTGGAAGTCCGCCACTAGAGAACCTGCGTATCGAAGGGAATAGGGGCGGCCTGATTCTTTATGGGGGGTCCTGAGGTAGTCCACCACTTTCTGAGTTTCTGGGTGCCATCGGTGATAATGCCCTTCGTTGGCACTATAGGTATTACCACGCTTAGGAATTCGAATATTGGGGTGGGAGAGCATAAAGACTCGGGTATTAATGTCCAATGTAAAGGCGTTGACGCTTTGCCCTGTGGTATAAACCAAGATGGTGCTGGGACCATACATGACATATCCCGCGGCAATCTGCTTTGACCCTTTCTGAAGGGCGTCGGACTCCATATGGTTGCCTTTTCGACCGGATCGAAGGAACACCGAGAAAATCGTTCCTAAAATTCCATTGATATCAATATTGGAAGAACCATCGATCGGATCGAAGCACACCACATATTTCCCCCCATCGCAGGCTTCATTGATGTGGAGCGGATCTTCCATTTCTTCAGAGACCAATGTACAGGCCATGCGGCTTTCCGATAAAACATCCACGAAAACCTCATTGGACCAAATATCCATTTTTTTGACTTTTTCTCCCTGGACATTGACCTCGCCCGTGTACCCTAAACGACCGGCTAGACCTGCTTGGTTCAGTTCACGTGCGATAATTTTTGCCGCAAGGCTAATTTGGGTGAGAAGGGCGGTAAAGTGGCCGGTCTCTGTGGTAAACGTCTCCTGTTCTGAAAGGAGATGTCGGACAAACGTGGTTCCCTTATTCCACATGGGTTTCTCCTTATTGTGGCTTTAATCGATCTGCGGCTGCTCGGTCCAGAAGCCACACCATGTTTCCTGATTCCGGCTGAATCAATTGAGATGGCAGTCGCTTCGGTTCATAGGGTCCTTCTAAGACTTCCGAAAGAATAGGGGCCTTATCGGAACCTGATATCAAGAAGATGAC harbors:
- the fbp gene encoding class 1 fructose-bisphosphatase codes for the protein MWNKGTTFVRHLLSEQETFTTETGHFTALLTQISLAAKIIARELNQAGLAGRLGYTGEVNVQGEKVKKMDIWSNEVFVDVLSESRMACTLVSEEMEDPLHINEACDGGKYVVCFDPIDGSSNIDINGILGTIFSVFLRSGRKGNHMESDALQKGSKQIAAGYVMYGPSTILVYTTGQSVNAFTLDINTRVFMLSHPNIRIPKRGNTYSANEGHYHRWHPETQKVVDYLRTPHKESGRPYSLRYAGSLVADFHRTLFEGGIFLYPADADDPKKPTGKLRLLYEASPMAFLTETAGGRASTGTERILDIQPTTYHQRVPLIIGSSEDVALAEDFYAHRR